One stretch of Streptomyces sp. R21 DNA includes these proteins:
- a CDS encoding N-acetyltransferase family protein: MPVPHIRTATLDDEDVLGRLDRANWSPLHAVQPRPEPPYESFYNERFGPQDHLVAEIDGELVGYIKLGYPTSLACNTHVRQIQGLVVADAARGTGVGRALLRAVQERARRLGARRITLRVLGHNAPARKLYESEGFVVEGILPEEFLLEGEYVDDVLMGRFL, from the coding sequence ATGCCCGTACCTCACATACGCACCGCCACCCTCGACGACGAGGACGTCCTCGGCCGCCTCGACCGTGCCAACTGGTCTCCGCTGCACGCCGTCCAGCCGCGCCCCGAGCCGCCGTACGAATCCTTCTACAACGAGCGGTTCGGGCCGCAGGACCATCTGGTCGCCGAGATCGACGGCGAACTCGTCGGCTACATCAAGCTCGGCTACCCCACCTCGCTCGCCTGCAACACCCACGTCCGGCAGATCCAGGGCCTCGTCGTCGCCGACGCGGCGCGCGGCACCGGCGTCGGGCGGGCGCTCCTGCGCGCCGTGCAGGAGCGGGCCCGCCGGCTGGGGGCGCGCCGGATCACGCTGCGCGTCCTCGGACACAACGCCCCGGCCCGCAAGCTCTACGAGTCGGAGGGCTTCGTCGTGGAGGGGATCCTGCCCGAGGAGTTCCTCCTGGAGGGGGAGTACGTGGACGACGTACTCATGGGGCGTTTCCTGTGA
- a CDS encoding MarP family serine protease produces MDVLDILLLLVILAYAASGYRRGLVAGCVSLAGFVGGAAIGVWVLPWVMDLVEAGTPTATLTAVLTVLVPAVVGHELMGRLALRLRRELERGPLRVADGVGGAAANTLAVLLVAWVAASVLGASSSAVVTQSIRNSALLGAVQKTMPDTTPTWFSRATSALTEAGFPQVFNPFENEPTAGVAKPSGDSVTASATNAAKLSTVKVEGVAGNQGREGSGFVYAAQHVITNAHVVAGIDEPNVRVGGVGRAYDAKVVLFDPDKDVAVLYVPELRAPVLRFDDGASRGDSAVVAGYPQDGGLDLQAATVANRIHARGQNIYSSDTVTREIYSIRSTVRPGNSGGPLLTTTGRVYGVVFARSTSDDETGYVLTADEVAGDAGRAATATTPVDTGDLVTS; encoded by the coding sequence GTGGACGTGCTCGACATCCTGCTGTTGCTGGTGATCCTCGCCTACGCGGCGTCCGGATACCGGCGCGGCCTGGTCGCGGGCTGTGTCTCGCTGGCCGGTTTCGTGGGCGGTGCCGCCATCGGTGTATGGGTGCTGCCGTGGGTGATGGACCTGGTGGAGGCGGGGACACCGACGGCGACGCTGACCGCGGTGCTGACGGTGCTGGTGCCGGCGGTGGTCGGGCACGAGCTGATGGGCCGGCTCGCGCTGCGGCTGCGCCGCGAGCTGGAGCGCGGGCCGCTGCGGGTCGCGGACGGGGTGGGCGGGGCCGCGGCGAACACGCTCGCGGTGCTGCTGGTGGCCTGGGTGGCGGCGAGCGTGCTGGGCGCGTCGTCGTCCGCCGTGGTCACGCAGTCGATCCGCAACTCGGCGCTGCTGGGCGCCGTACAGAAGACGATGCCGGACACGACCCCTACCTGGTTCTCGCGGGCGACCTCGGCGCTCACGGAGGCGGGCTTCCCGCAGGTCTTCAACCCGTTCGAGAACGAGCCGACGGCGGGCGTGGCCAAGCCCTCCGGGGACAGCGTCACGGCGAGCGCGACGAACGCCGCCAAACTGAGCACGGTCAAGGTCGAGGGCGTCGCCGGGAACCAGGGGCGCGAGGGCAGCGGTTTCGTCTACGCGGCGCAGCATGTGATCACCAACGCCCATGTGGTGGCGGGCATCGACGAGCCGAACGTACGGGTGGGCGGGGTGGGCCGGGCGTACGACGCGAAGGTGGTGCTCTTCGACCCGGACAAGGACGTCGCGGTGCTGTACGTGCCGGAGCTGCGGGCGCCCGTGCTCCGCTTCGACGACGGTGCCTCGCGCGGCGACTCGGCGGTCGTGGCGGGCTACCCGCAGGACGGCGGCCTCGACCTCCAGGCGGCCACGGTCGCGAACCGGATCCACGCGAGGGGCCAGAACATCTACAGCTCGGACACCGTCACCCGCGAGATCTACTCCATCCGCTCCACGGTCCGCCCGGGCAACTCGGGCGGACCGCTGCTGACCACCACGGGCCGGGTGTACGGCGTGGTCTTCGCCCGCTCGACGTCGGACGACGAGACGGGGTACGTGCTGACGGCGGACGAGGTCGCGGGCGACGCCGGGCGCGCGGCGACGGCGACGACGCCGGTGGACACGGGCGACCTGGTCACCTCATGA